A genomic region of Bactrocera dorsalis isolate Fly_Bdor chromosome 3, ASM2337382v1, whole genome shotgun sequence contains the following coding sequences:
- the LOC105224695 gene encoding polyadenylate-binding protein-interacting protein 1, translated as MDITPGRAPFTEDEDYTPLRKPKSATNTPTHGASSLNANNANAYARTVSPSKLSPYAKEFVPRFGGSGSNSAAGAQERLERHQQQYNQQTYQQYHQQSTRPQRYSNGYQQNNHHNHNQQQYGHQITSLTASVQERLKIGNASGSSGNKNTANNYYSQNQSHQHPRHNKHHNQHHGGQGRYQRHNHSGATNSNAGNGTSSSDVETIALDYLRTVIQCLNQNPGQFDTTATRFLTIFEGMENNQYVLSNAMEDIFNESIQNPNFRYMGAKLYNLLHMLNLKKDSLFHTLLKCKLDYHQQEVMQYMKTNQQQKVRETALFLAELYMQLRGDDTRIHLIAENIVYSLKQLLSKESSDNIRCICLTLKLAGYDLTADCPNEMREIIEILQAVNQRSQGKYPLAANVIALQKNNWGRKLNSPTAEVEAAAAAASKAPEPLRMSDEPIFYGPDGRELTAEETDFLSDGAAAVPGSGSTDEDGEGGDLDIDLDPEMDEETEKAYKEFCKQNNAST; from the coding sequence ATGGATATAACACCGGGTCGTGCCCCATTTACTGAAGATGAGGATTATACACCCTTACGGAAGCCTAAGTCCGCAACAAATACGCCTACACACGGCGCTTCGTCATTAAATGCAAATAACGCGAATGCGTATGCACGCACGGTATCGCCATCCAAGCTATCACCATATGCTAAAGAATTTGTGCCACGTTTCGGTGGTAGCGGTAGTAATTCTGCAGCTGGCGCTCAGGAACGATTAGAACGACATCAGCAACAGTACAATCAGCAAACCTATCAACAATACCATCAACAATCGACGCGTCCACAACGTTACTCCAATGGTTATCAACAAAATAATCATCACAATCATAATCAACAGCAATACGGTCACCAAATCACCTCATTGACGGCGTCCGTACAGGAACGCTTAAAGATAGGCAACGCCTCCGGTAGTAGTGGGAACAAGAATACTGCCAATAATTATTATAGCCAAAATCAGTCACATCAACATCCTAGGCATAATAAGCATCATAATCAACATCACGGTGGACAAGGACGCTACCAACGTCACAATCATTCAGGCGCTACAAATTCAAATGCTGGCAATGGTACCAGCAGCTCAGATGTGGAAACAATTGCGCTTGACTACTTGAGAACCGTGATTCAATGTCTAAATCAAAATCCCGGACAATTTGACACAACTGCAACAAGGTTTCTTACCATCTTTGAGGGTATGGAGAACAACCAATATGTACTGTCGAATGCAATGGAAGATATCTTCAATGAATCCATACAGAATCCCAACTTCCGTTATATGGGCGCTAAGCTCTACAATCTTTTGCACATGCTCAACTTAAAGAAAGACTCACTATTTCACACCTTGCTCAAATGCAAGCTGGACTATCACCAGCAAGAGGTTATGCAATATATGAAGACAAATCAGCAACAAAAAGTGCGTGAAACGGCTCTCTTCCTCGCTGAATTATATATGCAGTTGCGCGGTGACGACACACGCATACACCTAATTGCCGAAAATATAGTATACTCACTTAAACAACTACTGTCGAAGGAGTCTTCCGACAATATACGTTGCATTTGTTTAACACTGAAATTGGCCGGCTATGATTTGACTGCAGACTGTCCAAATGAAATGCGTGAAATCATCGAGATTTTACAAGCTGTCAATCAGCGATCACAGGGTAAATATCCGCTAGCAGCTAATGTAATAGCATTGCAAAAGAATAATTGGGGACGTAAACTGAATTCACCAACCGCTGAGGTGGAagctgcagcagcagcggcgTCAAAAGCACCAGAACCATTGCGCATGAGCGACGAACCTATATTCTATGGGCCAGATGGACGTGAATTGACGGCGGAAGAGACCGACTTCCTGTCTGATGGAGCAGCGGCTGTGCCGGGTAGTGGTTCAACTGATGAAGACGGCGAGGGTGGCGATCTCGATATCGATCTTGATCCCGAAATGGATGAAGAGACCGAAAAGGCTTACAAAGAGTTTTGCAAGCAAAATAACGCTAGTACATAG